One genomic segment of Deltaproteobacteria bacterium includes these proteins:
- a CDS encoding O-antigen ligase family protein, with amino-acid sequence MVLSEMIASFLRVKALPTSLFLYSVAVLTTMAGMEIFGWLSVLLGLAVTWQSRSSIFPRRPILMAGDYSLLALLVVIILSALLKAPESADKVFIIGNARFVLLFIAIRLGLEAIPLNVSLEKVEKAFRAILVVLGLIGLYAIFQHFTGIDYIRGHREPVSKVYFEGGFSYRARGMWGHPVTFGHSMALSLMMLLGFSIAMPKGKWKYIAWASTTACGLALLWSYTRGAWIGVAAAVFMMSLYLGRKVAIASVLSGVILVGGGAAVSEKFRDRLTSIVSLTNQSNTERLDVWRANIAMFKDNPILGVGYGVNEEIIGDYYAKLGITQEFGGHAHNNYLQFLSGTGLLGFAAYTAFSLIFLWMAHQLLRRLPADAHFPRAIALGAIGAQVALHVGGLTECNFKDAEVNHQYILILALLMVVWRRNQTASDRIGEFSNKA; translated from the coding sequence ATGGTTTTATCCGAAATGATTGCTAGCTTCCTTCGCGTCAAAGCACTTCCCACTTCGCTGTTTCTGTATTCCGTTGCTGTGCTGACAACCATGGCCGGCATGGAAATCTTTGGCTGGCTTTCAGTCTTGCTAGGCCTCGCCGTCACTTGGCAATCGAGAAGTAGCATCTTTCCTCGCCGTCCGATTTTGATGGCCGGCGATTACAGCCTTCTCGCCCTGTTGGTCGTCATTATTTTGAGCGCGCTATTGAAAGCACCAGAATCCGCGGACAAGGTTTTCATTATTGGAAATGCCCGCTTCGTTCTACTTTTCATAGCCATTCGATTGGGCCTTGAAGCGATCCCATTGAATGTCTCTCTAGAAAAAGTCGAGAAAGCCTTTCGCGCGATTCTCGTGGTGCTTGGCTTGATCGGCCTCTATGCGATTTTTCAACACTTCACTGGCATTGACTATATTCGTGGACACCGCGAACCCGTGAGTAAAGTGTATTTTGAAGGGGGCTTTTCTTACCGAGCGCGCGGAATGTGGGGCCACCCGGTGACGTTTGGCCATTCTATGGCTTTAAGCCTTATGATGCTTCTTGGATTTTCGATCGCGATGCCTAAGGGCAAGTGGAAATACATTGCCTGGGCTTCAACAACAGCCTGCGGATTGGCGCTTTTATGGTCGTACACCCGAGGAGCCTGGATCGGCGTCGCGGCAGCGGTCTTTATGATGTCCCTTTACCTCGGGCGCAAAGTCGCGATCGCAAGTGTTTTGTCTGGCGTGATTTTAGTCGGCGGCGGCGCTGCCGTAAGTGAAAAGTTTCGGGATCGTCTGACAAGCATCGTGAGCCTAACCAATCAAAGTAACACCGAACGGCTTGATGTGTGGCGCGCCAACATCGCCATGTTCAAAGACAATCCTATTTTGGGTGTCGGTTACGGCGTGAACGAAGAAATCATCGGCGATTACTATGCGAAGCTAGGAATCACGCAAGAGTTCGGTGGGCACGCCCACAATAACTATCTTCAGTTTTTATCCGGCACAGGACTTTTGGGTTTTGCCGCCTACACGGCGTTTAGTTTAATTTTTCTTTGGATGGCCCATCAGCTTCTTCGTCGACTCCCGGCAGATGCCCACTTCCCGCGCGCGATTGCACTTGGTGCAATCGGCGCGCAGGTCGCTCTTCACGTGGGTGGTCTTACGGAATGCAATTTCAAAGACGCCGAAGTGAATCACCAGTACATTCTGATCTTAGCGCTGCTGATGGTGGTTTGGCGGCGAAACCAAACGGCTTCGGACCGAATCGGTGAGTTTTCCAATAAAGCTTGA
- a CDS encoding glycosyltransferase, whose translation MRILFILRNAEGGIRTHVETLIRGALEQGHDCLLITDLKQADSGFQKTLSLEPEIRKRVVSISMRSAPGPWDLSTLWLLSVGLRSARKSTKTSDGTLDAQDKGVFFDAVHGHGAKGGLFARLCRILRILPRETKVIYTPHGGSLHQMHGNVMNVLYTWIERFLGKYTDCVLAESQYSADQFIKRIGTDTAPVVLNRNGIDPIEPVLSPWPEGLGRTSPLKIAAFGLLREIKGFDVLIQAVHLLKNLNYKVELEISGEGKSRESLEKLVRDLNLESTVTINRETSNALSAMREAQIVVQPSRFESFGLVSLEAQATGCAVIASKVGGLVDVVDDKRTGILVEPGQPQALCDAIKWFIENPNEAQTMRARAARRAQEDFSSEKMIDGALRCYQETQLRTTVPS comes from the coding sequence ATGAGAATTCTCTTTATCTTGCGGAACGCTGAAGGCGGAATCCGAACTCATGTCGAAACCCTGATTCGCGGAGCCCTTGAACAAGGTCACGACTGCCTTTTGATCACAGATCTGAAACAAGCTGACAGCGGCTTTCAAAAAACTTTGTCGCTAGAACCAGAGATCCGAAAACGCGTGGTCTCGATCTCGATGCGCTCGGCACCGGGTCCGTGGGATCTTTCAACCCTGTGGCTACTTTCTGTTGGGTTAAGATCCGCTAGAAAAAGCACCAAGACCTCGGATGGCACTTTGGACGCCCAGGACAAAGGTGTTTTCTTCGATGCTGTTCACGGGCATGGCGCAAAAGGTGGCTTGTTCGCAAGACTGTGCAGAATTCTAAGAATTTTGCCGCGCGAAACAAAAGTCATCTATACCCCGCACGGCGGAAGCCTGCATCAGATGCACGGCAACGTCATGAACGTTCTCTACACTTGGATCGAACGCTTCTTAGGAAAATACACCGACTGTGTTTTGGCGGAAAGCCAATACTCTGCTGACCAATTCATAAAGCGGATTGGTACTGACACAGCACCTGTCGTTTTAAACCGAAATGGAATTGATCCTATTGAACCCGTACTTTCACCTTGGCCCGAGGGACTCGGCCGAACATCACCTTTGAAGATCGCGGCCTTTGGTCTTCTTCGAGAGATCAAGGGGTTTGATGTTTTGATTCAGGCCGTGCATCTTTTGAAAAATCTGAACTACAAAGTGGAACTTGAAATTTCAGGCGAAGGAAAAAGCCGCGAAAGCTTAGAAAAGCTGGTTCGCGACTTAAACTTGGAATCAACAGTGACGATCAACCGCGAAACTTCCAACGCGCTTTCTGCGATGCGCGAAGCCCAAATCGTCGTTCAGCCATCGCGGTTTGAAAGTTTTGGGCTTGTATCTCTCGAGGCGCAAGCCACTGGCTGTGCTGTCATCGCGTCGAAAGTCGGCGGACTTGTTGACGTCGTCGACGACAAGCGAACCGGAATATTAGTCGAACCCGGCCAACCCCAGGCATTGTGTGACGCGATCAAGTGGTTTATTGAAAATCCAAACGAGGCGCAGACCATGCGTGCGCGTGCGGCACGAAGGGCACAAGAGGATTTTTCTTCTGAGAAAATGATCGACGGTGCGCTTCGCTGTTACCAAGAAACTCAACTTAGAACTACGGTTCCCTCTTAG
- a CDS encoding glycosyltransferase — translation MKRVTICIPTYNSEATLAETLNSVLKQSYKDIMVKIFDNASTDLTVQIARDFAMRDQRIQIFAHGENVGGEGNFNRCIAAAEGDYTAIFHADDVYEPLMVESQVAFLEDHPECSAVATGASIINSNGEKIGERFLPDFLRDTKKAEFRFDDLLKSVLQFGNFITCPSVMARSTIYRDDIGRFRGELFGTSSDLDVWLRFSKLGRFGILTSPLMRYRVSESSYTVRETKRRFTEHDLLKVLRHYVSDPVDGLRLTSRDTRYLKFHELKDCAARRLNIVLSRRRDLMLPQFSGPWLETTLLASKSPYHLRLIAISLSIFLLTIPLKMLRIFK, via the coding sequence ATGAAACGCGTCACCATTTGCATACCCACTTACAATAGCGAAGCGACCTTGGCTGAGACTTTGAATTCAGTTTTAAAGCAAAGCTACAAAGACATCATGGTGAAGATCTTCGACAACGCTTCGACCGATCTCACCGTACAAATCGCCCGCGATTTTGCGATGCGAGATCAACGCATTCAGATTTTCGCTCATGGTGAAAATGTCGGCGGAGAAGGAAACTTCAATCGCTGTATTGCTGCGGCTGAAGGCGACTATACGGCGATTTTTCATGCCGATGATGTTTACGAACCCTTGATGGTTGAAAGCCAAGTGGCATTTTTGGAAGATCATCCCGAGTGTTCCGCCGTCGCAACGGGTGCTTCGATCATCAATAGTAATGGCGAAAAAATCGGCGAACGGTTTTTACCTGATTTTTTGCGCGACACCAAAAAGGCCGAGTTTCGCTTCGACGATCTCTTAAAGTCGGTATTGCAGTTCGGAAACTTCATCACCTGTCCATCTGTGATGGCCCGGTCTACAATATATCGCGACGATATCGGACGCTTTCGCGGCGAACTATTTGGCACCTCTTCGGATCTTGATGTCTGGCTTCGCTTTTCAAAACTTGGACGCTTTGGAATTTTGACTTCTCCACTTATGCGGTACCGCGTTTCCGAATCCAGCTACACCGTGCGCGAAACCAAGCGGCGTTTCACCGAACACGATCTTTTGAAAGTCTTAAGGCATTATGTTTCGGATCCTGTAGATGGCTTGCGACTGACGTCGCGAGACACTCGCTACTTGAAATTTCACGAACTAAAAGACTGTGCAGCCCGAAGACTGAACATCGTTTTGTCCAGAAGACGCGATCTCATGCTTCCGCAATTTAGCGGCCCGTGGTTAGAAACAACTCTTCTGGCTTCGAAAAGCCCTTATCACTTGCGGCTTATCGCTATCAGTCTTTCGATTTTTCTACTGACGATTCCTTTGAAGATGCTGAGGATTTTTAAATGA